In Halopseudomonas nanhaiensis, a single window of DNA contains:
- the prlC gene encoding oligopeptidase A → MSNPLLQDYDLPPFSAIRAEHVKPAIEQILADNRAQIHALLATSPTEWTWEDLMEPLDETGERLSRAWSPVGHMNSVVNTPELRDAYNSCLPMLSEYFTELGQNQALFEAYTQLAESDRFAELDGTQQMIINKALRDFRLSGIALPPAQQKRYGELQMRLSELQSKFSNQVMDATQAWTRHITDRSVLAGLPESALDQARQAAEAKGLDGWLITLEFPSYYAVMTYADDRALRQELYTAYSTRASDQGPNAGEFDNGPLIDEILALRLELAELLGYASFAELSLATKMAESTDQVLGFLRDLASRSKPFAEADLQSLREFAAEHGCDALQTWDVGYYSEKLRQHRYAISQEALRPYFPINRVLDGMFAVAERLYGVQMREVAEFDRWHPDARLFEVVEEGQVIGRFFLDLYARSNKRGGAWMDGFRDRRRLPGGVVQTPVAYLVCNFTPAVGGKPALLTHDEVTTMFHEFGHGLHHLLTRVDYSAASGINGVAWDAVELPSQFMENWCWEPEGLALISGHYETGEALPQDLLEKMLAARNFQSGLGMLRQLEFSLFDFELHAQGRGGRSVQQVLDAVRDEVSVLRPPASNRFQNGFAHIFAGGYAAGYYSYKWAEVLSSDAFSRFEEEGVLNPETGRAFREHILGKGGSREPMELFVAFRGREPSIDALLRHSGLTGEAA, encoded by the coding sequence ATGTCGAACCCGCTGCTGCAAGACTATGACCTGCCGCCGTTCAGCGCGATCCGCGCCGAACACGTCAAGCCGGCCATCGAGCAGATCCTGGCGGACAACCGTGCGCAGATTCACGCGCTGCTCGCCACCTCGCCGACGGAATGGACCTGGGAAGATCTGATGGAGCCGCTGGATGAAACCGGCGAAAGACTGTCACGCGCCTGGTCGCCGGTCGGCCATATGAATTCGGTGGTGAACACGCCGGAGCTGCGCGATGCGTACAACAGTTGTCTGCCGATGTTGAGTGAATATTTCACCGAGCTGGGACAGAACCAGGCGCTGTTCGAAGCCTATACCCAGCTCGCGGAAAGCGACCGCTTCGCCGAGCTGGACGGCACCCAGCAGATGATCATCAACAAGGCGCTGCGCGACTTCCGCCTGTCCGGTATCGCGCTGCCGCCGGCGCAGCAAAAGCGCTACGGCGAGTTGCAGATGCGTCTGTCGGAGCTGCAGAGCAAATTCTCCAACCAGGTGATGGATGCAACCCAGGCCTGGACCAGACATATCACCGACCGGAGCGTCCTGGCGGGGCTGCCGGAATCGGCACTCGATCAGGCGCGCCAGGCGGCCGAAGCCAAGGGGCTCGACGGCTGGCTGATTACCCTGGAGTTTCCCAGCTACTACGCGGTAATGACCTACGCCGATGATCGCGCCCTGCGCCAGGAGCTGTACACCGCCTATTCGACTCGCGCGTCGGATCAGGGTCCGAACGCCGGCGAGTTCGACAACGGCCCGCTGATAGACGAGATTCTCGCGCTGCGTCTGGAACTGGCCGAGCTGCTCGGCTACGCCAGCTTCGCCGAGCTGTCCCTGGCTACCAAGATGGCCGAAAGCACCGACCAGGTCCTGGGCTTCCTGCGCGATCTGGCGTCACGCAGCAAACCCTTTGCCGAGGCAGATCTGCAGTCCCTGCGCGAATTCGCTGCCGAACACGGTTGCGATGCACTGCAAACCTGGGATGTCGGTTACTACAGCGAGAAGCTGCGTCAGCATCGTTACGCCATCTCCCAGGAAGCGCTGCGTCCCTATTTTCCGATCAACCGCGTGCTCGACGGCATGTTTGCCGTGGCTGAACGGCTATACGGCGTGCAGATGCGCGAAGTCGCCGAGTTCGATCGCTGGCATCCGGACGCCCGTCTGTTCGAGGTGGTCGAAGAGGGTCAGGTCATCGGCCGTTTCTTCCTCGACCTGTACGCGCGCAGCAACAAGCGCGGCGGCGCCTGGATGGACGGCTTTCGCGACCGTCGCCGCCTGCCCGGTGGTGTGGTACAGACGCCGGTCGCCTATCTGGTCTGCAACTTCACGCCCGCAGTGGGCGGTAAGCCGGCGCTGCTGACCCATGACGAAGTCACCACCATGTTCCACGAATTCGGACACGGATTGCATCACCTGCTCACGCGGGTCGACTATTCTGCCGCCTCGGGTATCAACGGGGTCGCCTGGGATGCCGTCGAGCTGCCCAGCCAGTTCATGGAGAACTGGTGCTGGGAACCCGAAGGACTGGCGCTGATCTCCGGCCATTACGAGACCGGGGAAGCCTTGCCGCAGGATCTGCTCGAGAAGATGCTCGCAGCCAGGAACTTCCAGTCCGGACTCGGCATGTTGCGCCAGCTGGAATTCTCCCTGTTCGACTTCGAGCTGCATGCGCAGGGCCGAGGCGGGCGCAGCGTGCAGCAGGTACTCGATGCCGTACGCGATGAAGTATCGGTGCTCCGTCCGCCGGCATCGAACCGTTTCCAGAACGGCTTCGCACATATCTTCGCCGGCGGCTATGCAGCAGGTTATTACAGCTACAAGTGGGCCGAGGTGCTGTCGTCCGACGCCTTCTCGCGGTTCGAGGAAGAAGGCGTATTGAATCCGGAGACCGGACGCGCGTTTCGCGAGCACATCCTTGGCAAGGGGGGCAGCCGCGAACCCATGGAGCTGTTCGTCGCGTTTCGCGGACGTGAGCCGTCGATCGACGCGCTGCTACGCCACAGCGGTCTGACCGGGGAAGCGGCATGA
- a CDS encoding long-chain fatty acid--CoA ligase, with protein MFDRHYQVWPDQVPHFLELPQTSLYSNLTISALRYPDHPAIIYYGTSLSYRELERQAEALAGYLQQAGVKRGGRVLLYMQNSPQFVIGFYAILRANAVVVPVNPMNRKAELEYLISDTEAELALSGLELLDNFDGLIGQGSLREVVATAYSDYVSEPTELELPDAVRLPGRIPEAAGITSWQKAIAAGHAPGPLTAGPDDLCVIPYSSGTTGNPKGCVHTHHSVMATTVYCSVWGNAQHSSRALVSVPMFHVTGMQVCMNSLIYIGGTQVIMTRWDRRTAAQLIQDFQISSWRNISTMVVDLLSEPTIDQYDLSSLQAIGGGGAPMPAAIAAKLEQQMGLQYAEGYGLSETISATHMNPPGRAKPQCLGIPIIGVDARVIDVDSLKEVGPGETGEIVLHGEQVFQGYWRRDEATAEAFIELNGKRFFRSGDIGHYDEEGYFFLVDRVKRMINASGFKVWPAEVESLLYGHPAVQEVCIISAPDQRRGETAKAVIVRKAGHDQVTAEDILSWCQANMSAYKCPKLVEFVDALPKSPTGKIMWRALQEEEWAKAGRD; from the coding sequence ATGTTCGATCGTCACTACCAGGTCTGGCCTGACCAGGTACCGCATTTTCTCGAATTGCCCCAGACCAGTCTGTACAGCAACCTCACCATCTCCGCCCTGCGCTACCCAGACCACCCGGCGATCATCTATTACGGCACGTCGCTGTCGTACCGTGAACTGGAAAGGCAGGCCGAGGCACTGGCAGGCTATCTGCAGCAGGCCGGCGTCAAGCGCGGTGGCCGCGTGCTGCTGTACATGCAGAACAGTCCGCAATTCGTGATCGGTTTCTACGCCATATTGCGCGCCAATGCGGTGGTGGTACCGGTCAACCCGATGAACCGCAAGGCAGAACTGGAATACCTGATCAGCGACACCGAGGCGGAGCTGGCGCTGTCCGGGTTGGAGCTACTGGATAACTTCGACGGGCTGATCGGCCAGGGATCGCTGCGAGAGGTCGTCGCGACCGCCTATTCCGACTACGTCAGCGAGCCGACCGAGCTCGAGCTGCCCGATGCCGTGCGCCTGCCGGGCCGGATTCCGGAGGCCGCAGGTATTACCAGCTGGCAGAAGGCGATCGCCGCGGGGCATGCACCCGGCCCGCTCACCGCCGGACCCGACGATCTGTGCGTGATCCCTTACAGCTCCGGCACCACGGGGAACCCGAAGGGCTGTGTACATACCCACCACAGCGTCATGGCTACCACCGTGTACTGCTCTGTATGGGGCAACGCCCAGCATTCCAGCCGGGCGCTCGTCTCGGTGCCGATGTTTCATGTCACCGGCATGCAGGTGTGCATGAACAGCCTGATCTACATCGGTGGCACGCAGGTCATCATGACCCGCTGGGATCGCCGCACCGCCGCCCAGCTGATCCAGGACTTCCAGATCAGCAGCTGGCGCAATATCTCGACGATGGTGGTCGATCTGCTCTCCGAGCCGACCATCGATCAGTACGACCTGTCCAGCCTGCAGGCCATAGGTGGTGGCGGAGCGCCCATGCCAGCGGCCATCGCAGCCAAGCTCGAGCAGCAGATGGGTCTGCAGTACGCCGAAGGCTATGGCCTGTCGGAAACCATCAGCGCCACTCACATGAACCCACCGGGTCGCGCCAAACCCCAATGCCTGGGCATCCCGATCATCGGCGTGGACGCCCGGGTAATCGACGTGGACTCGCTCAAGGAAGTCGGCCCGGGCGAAACCGGCGAGATCGTGCTGCACGGGGAACAGGTATTTCAGGGCTATTGGCGCCGCGACGAGGCGACTGCCGAAGCGTTCATCGAGTTGAACGGGAAACGCTTCTTTCGCTCCGGTGACATCGGTCACTATGACGAGGAGGGGTATTTTTTCCTGGTCGACCGGGTCAAGCGGATGATCAACGCCTCCGGTTTCAAGGTATGGCCTGCGGAAGTCGAGTCGCTGCTGTACGGCCACCCGGCGGTACAGGAGGTCTGCATCATTTCCGCTCCGGATCAGCGCCGTGGCGAAACGGCCAAAGCGGTCATCGTGCGCAAGGCCGGCCACGATCAGGTTACCGCCGAGGACATTCTCTCCTGGTGCCAGGCCAATATGTCGGCGTACAAATGCCCGAAGCTGGTGGAATTCGTCGACGCCCTGCCCAAGTCGCCCACCGGCAAGATCATGTGGCGCGCGTTGCAGGAAGAGGAGTGGGCCAAGGCAGGCCGGGATTGA
- the ctaD gene encoding cytochrome c oxidase subunit I has protein sequence MSAVIDHHADHAHGPAKGLMRWVLTTNHKDIGSMYLWFSFAMFLLGGSMAMVIRAELFQPGLQLVAPEFFNQMTTMHGLIMVFGAVMPAFVGLANWMIPMMIGAPDMALPRMNNFSFWLLPAAFGLLASTLLMEGGGPNFGWTFYAPLSTTYAPPSVTFFIFAIHLAGISSIMGAINIVATILNLRAPGMTLMKMPLFVWTWLITAFLLVAVMPVLAGVVTMMLMDIHFGTSFFNAAGGGDPVMFQHVFWFFGHPEVYIMILPAFGAVSMIIPAFARKPLFGYTSMVYATAAIAFLSFVVWAHHMFTVGIPLTGELFFMYATMLIAVPTGVKVFNWVSTMWRGSLTFEAPMLFSIAFVILFTIGGFSGLMLAIAPADFQYHDTYFVVAHFHYVLVPGAIFGIFASAYYWLPKWTGYMYDEVLAKTHFWMSFVGMNLAFFPMHFVGLAGMPRRIPDYNMMFANFNMVSSVGAFMFGATQLLFLYIVIKCIRGGPKAAAKPWEGAEGLEWTVPSPAPYHTFTTPPEVK, from the coding sequence ATGAGTGCAGTGATCGATCATCACGCCGACCATGCCCATGGTCCGGCCAAGGGCTTGATGCGCTGGGTACTGACCACCAACCACAAGGACATCGGCAGCATGTACCTGTGGTTCAGCTTCGCCATGTTTCTGCTTGGCGGCAGCATGGCCATGGTCATCCGCGCCGAGCTGTTCCAACCCGGCCTGCAGCTGGTAGCGCCGGAGTTCTTCAACCAGATGACCACCATGCACGGTCTGATCATGGTGTTCGGTGCGGTGATGCCGGCCTTCGTCGGCCTCGCCAACTGGATGATCCCGATGATGATCGGGGCGCCGGACATGGCCCTGCCGCGGATGAACAACTTCAGCTTCTGGCTGCTGCCGGCGGCATTCGGCCTGCTGGCGTCGACGTTGCTGATGGAAGGCGGCGGCCCGAACTTCGGCTGGACCTTCTACGCGCCGCTGTCGACGACCTATGCCCCGCCCAGCGTGACCTTCTTCATCTTCGCCATTCACCTGGCGGGCATCAGCTCGATCATGGGTGCGATCAACATCGTCGCGACCATCCTCAACCTGCGTGCACCCGGCATGACGCTGATGAAGATGCCGCTATTCGTCTGGACCTGGTTGATCACCGCCTTCCTGCTGGTGGCGGTGATGCCGGTACTGGCAGGCGTGGTGACCATGATGCTGATGGATATTCACTTCGGTACCAGCTTCTTCAACGCGGCAGGTGGCGGTGACCCGGTGATGTTCCAGCATGTGTTCTGGTTCTTCGGGCATCCCGAGGTATACATCATGATCCTGCCGGCCTTCGGCGCGGTGAGCATGATCATTCCGGCCTTCGCGCGTAAGCCGCTGTTCGGCTACACCTCGATGGTCTATGCGACGGCAGCGATCGCCTTTCTGTCCTTCGTGGTCTGGGCGCATCACATGTTCACCGTCGGCATTCCGCTGACCGGCGAGCTGTTCTTCATGTATGCCACCATGCTGATCGCCGTGCCCACCGGGGTGAAGGTGTTCAACTGGGTGAGCACCATGTGGCGCGGATCCCTGACGTTCGAAGCGCCGATGCTGTTCTCGATCGCCTTCGTCATCCTGTTCACCATCGGCGGATTCTCCGGCCTGATGCTGGCCATCGCGCCGGCCGACTTCCAGTATCACGACACCTACTTCGTGGTGGCGCACTTCCACTACGTGCTGGTGCCCGGCGCGATCTTCGGCATCTTCGCTTCCGCGTACTACTGGCTGCCCAAGTGGACCGGCTACATGTATGACGAGGTGTTGGCCAAGACGCACTTCTGGATGAGCTTCGTCGGCATGAACCTGGCCTTCTTCCCGATGCACTTCGTCGGGCTGGCCGGCATGCCGCGGCGTATCCCGGACTACAACATGATGTTCGCCAACTTCAACATGGTGTCCTCGGTGGGTGCGTTCATGTTCGGCGCCACGCAGCTGCTGTTCCTGTACATCGTCATCAAGTGCATTCGTGGCGGGCCGAAGGCCGCAGCCAAGCCGTGGGAAGGCGCCGAGGGGCTGGAGTGGACCGTTCCATCGCCCGCGCCCTATCACACCTTCACCACTCCGCCCGAAGTGAAGTAG
- a CDS encoding cytochrome c oxidase subunit 3, producing MASHDTQHEVYYVPAQSKWPIVGSIGLLVTVLGAGTLMNNLSDGDPAGGARWVLIAGLAIIAYMFFGWFSNVINESRQGLYSAQMDRSFRMGMGWFIFSEVMFFAAFFGALFYIRVLVGPWLSGEGERGYSNMLWPEFQFSWPLMQNPDPSAFPGPRETISPWQLPLINTIILISSSVTVTLAHHALRAGKRAALRNWLLLTVVLAVVFLGLQIMEYVHAYNDLGLTLNSGIYGATFFMLTGFHGAHVFMGTLILTVILLRVIKGHFTPDNHFGFEAAAWYWHFVDVVWVGLFIFVYVV from the coding sequence ATGGCAAGTCACGATACGCAGCACGAAGTCTATTACGTCCCGGCGCAGAGCAAATGGCCCATCGTCGGCTCGATCGGCCTGCTGGTAACCGTACTCGGCGCCGGCACGCTGATGAACAACCTGAGTGACGGCGATCCTGCCGGCGGAGCACGCTGGGTACTGATTGCCGGCCTGGCCATCATTGCCTACATGTTCTTCGGCTGGTTCAGCAACGTGATCAACGAGAGCCGCCAGGGACTCTACAGCGCGCAGATGGATCGCTCGTTCCGGATGGGCATGGGCTGGTTCATCTTCTCGGAGGTGATGTTCTTTGCCGCTTTCTTCGGCGCGTTATTTTACATCCGCGTACTGGTCGGCCCGTGGCTCTCCGGCGAAGGCGAACGCGGCTACTCCAACATGCTCTGGCCGGAATTCCAGTTCAGCTGGCCGCTGATGCAGAATCCTGATCCCTCTGCGTTCCCCGGTCCGCGCGAAACCATCAGCCCCTGGCAGCTGCCTCTGATCAATACCATCATCCTGATCAGCTCGAGCGTCACCGTGACGCTGGCCCACCACGCCCTGCGCGCCGGCAAACGCGCTGCACTGCGTAACTGGCTGCTGCTGACCGTAGTGCTTGCGGTAGTGTTTCTCGGGCTGCAGATCATGGAATACGTCCATGCGTACAACGATCTGGGCCTGACGCTCAACTCGGGTATCTACGGTGCCACGTTCTTCATGCTCACCGGCTTTCACGGTGCACACGTGTTCATGGGTACGCTGATACTGACCGTGATACTGCTACGGGTCATCAAGGGCCATTTCACTCCCGACAA
- a CDS encoding YheV family putative zinc ribbon protein, giving the protein MSDDVIVKRFIAGAVCPACSAMDTIKMYEVEGVPHRECIACGFADTLDVRGNSVPREIPTRVTAAKPVQPSKSQTVQFFPNPRLKKP; this is encoded by the coding sequence ATGAGCGACGACGTGATCGTCAAACGCTTCATCGCCGGGGCGGTTTGCCCGGCGTGCAGCGCAATGGACACCATCAAGATGTATGAAGTGGAGGGTGTGCCGCATCGCGAGTGCATCGCCTGCGGCTTCGCCGACACACTGGACGTGCGCGGCAATTCCGTACCGCGGGAGATTCCCACCCGGGTGACCGCGGCCAAGCCGGTCCAACCGTCGAAATCCCAGACGGTACAGTTCTTCCCCAATCCACGCTTGAAAAAACCCTGA
- a CDS encoding sensor histidine kinase produces the protein MSDQPDPALDFSTVIASTVHDMKNSLALLMQAYTASIEQMPPELSDTREHGIIEYESLRLNGMLVQMLGLYKLGVNQLPLRPTWLDVEDFLESQLARHDDILRARHIEGSYEVEVDGMMGYFDPELVGSVVANVINNSIRYTRSAIHLEAVMDGEQLCIAISDDGQGYPPAMIEKQSDYVLGIDMSTGSTGLGLYFGERIARLHQRNGISGHIELTNDSRLGGGEFRIWLP, from the coding sequence ATGAGCGATCAGCCGGATCCTGCTCTGGACTTTTCCACGGTCATTGCCTCGACCGTGCATGACATGAAGAACTCGCTGGCGTTGCTGATGCAGGCATACACTGCATCGATCGAGCAGATGCCCCCGGAGCTCAGTGACACCCGCGAACACGGCATCATCGAATATGAGTCCCTGCGCCTCAACGGCATGCTGGTACAGATGCTCGGACTCTACAAGCTGGGGGTGAATCAGCTGCCTCTGCGACCGACCTGGCTGGATGTAGAAGATTTCCTCGAGTCGCAGCTGGCCCGGCATGACGATATTCTGCGCGCGCGGCACATAGAAGGCAGCTACGAGGTGGAAGTCGACGGCATGATGGGCTACTTCGATCCGGAGCTGGTCGGCTCGGTCGTGGCCAACGTGATCAACAACTCGATCCGTTACACGCGATCGGCGATTCATCTGGAAGCGGTCATGGACGGTGAGCAGCTATGCATCGCCATCAGCGACGATGGTCAGGGGTACCCGCCGGCGATGATCGAGAAACAGTCCGATTACGTGCTGGGCATCGACATGAGTACGGGCAGCACGGGCCTGGGGCTGTATTTCGGCGAGCGCATCGCCCGCCTGCACCAGCGCAACGGCATCAGCGGCCATATCGAACTGACCAACGACAGTCGCCTGGGCGGCGGCGAGTTTCGTATCTGGCTGCCCTGA
- a CDS encoding gamma carbonic anhydrase family protein, producing MHIRSFADKTPQLGRAVFVDPSAVVLGDVVLGDDCSVWPGAVIRGDMHRIRIGNRTSVQDASVLHITHAGPYNPDGFPLLIGDDVTIGHKVLLHGCTLGSRILVGMGSIVMDGAVIEDEVILGAGSLVPASKTLESGYLYMGSPARQVRPLTDRERSFFTYTAGNYVRLKDQHLQQAWAGGGT from the coding sequence ATGCATATTCGGTCTTTCGCTGACAAGACGCCGCAATTGGGTCGGGCCGTATTCGTCGATCCGTCGGCGGTGGTGCTGGGTGATGTGGTACTCGGCGACGATTGTTCGGTATGGCCCGGAGCAGTCATTCGCGGCGACATGCACCGCATACGCATCGGCAACCGAACCAGCGTCCAGGACGCAAGCGTGCTGCATATCACCCACGCCGGACCCTACAATCCGGACGGTTTTCCGTTGCTCATCGGTGATGATGTGACTATCGGCCACAAGGTTTTGTTGCATGGGTGCACCCTGGGAAGCCGGATTCTGGTCGGGATGGGCAGCATCGTCATGGATGGAGCGGTCATCGAGGACGAGGTGATACTGGGTGCCGGCAGTCTGGTTCCGGCCAGCAAGACGCTGGAATCGGGCTATCTTTATATGGGCAGTCCGGCGCGTCAGGTTCGTCCGCTGACCGACCGGGAACGCTCCTTTTTCACCTATACCGCCGGCAATTACGTTCGTCTGAAGGACCAGCACCTGCAGCAGGCCTGGGCCGGCGGCGGAACCTAG
- a CDS encoding NADP-dependent oxidoreductase — protein sequence MSAYTNRKVVLNQRPQGEIQDGDLVLKEEPVRDIRDGEVLVQTLWLSLDPYMRPRMNDSKGYMDPIGIGEPIVGESVGRVIESKSDKYQVGDIVTCYSGWQEYCTFPGDAPMVYKVDAGNVPLQAYLGVAGMPGRTGYCGLMYVGKPKAGETVVVSAASGPVGTVVGQTAKQQGCRVVGVAGGPDKCRFVVEELGFDACVDYKAGNLEADLKAACPDGIDVYFENVGGEVTRAVAKLLNKGSRVPICGYVSAYNAEDASKVETPFHVFGAMGENKPEHRFFLVTEWQDKHQEITRLLADQVASGKLKYRETVAEGLDNAVEAFKGMLKGKNFGKQLVHIAD from the coding sequence ATGTCTGCCTATACCAACCGCAAGGTCGTTCTCAACCAGCGCCCACAGGGCGAAATCCAGGATGGCGATCTCGTCCTGAAGGAAGAGCCGGTACGTGACATCAGAGATGGCGAGGTGCTGGTTCAGACTTTGTGGCTGTCGCTGGACCCCTACATGCGTCCACGCATGAACGACAGCAAGGGTTACATGGATCCCATCGGCATCGGTGAGCCGATTGTCGGTGAGAGCGTCGGTCGGGTCATCGAATCCAAGTCGGACAAGTATCAGGTTGGCGACATCGTCACCTGCTATTCCGGATGGCAGGAATACTGCACCTTCCCTGGCGACGCGCCGATGGTCTACAAGGTCGATGCCGGCAATGTTCCGCTGCAGGCGTACCTGGGCGTGGCGGGCATGCCCGGCCGTACCGGTTACTGTGGTCTGATGTACGTCGGCAAGCCCAAGGCCGGCGAAACCGTGGTGGTGTCCGCTGCCTCCGGCCCGGTAGGTACCGTGGTTGGCCAGACCGCCAAGCAACAGGGCTGCCGGGTCGTGGGCGTTGCGGGTGGCCCGGACAAGTGCCGTTTTGTGGTGGAAGAGCTGGGCTTTGACGCCTGTGTCGACTACAAGGCCGGCAACCTTGAGGCTGACCTTAAGGCTGCCTGTCCGGACGGCATCGATGTGTACTTCGAAAACGTCGGCGGCGAGGTGACTCGCGCGGTGGCCAAGCTGCTGAACAAGGGCTCCCGTGTGCCGATCTGTGGTTATGTTTCGGCCTACAATGCCGAAGACGCGAGCAAGGTCGAGACCCCTTTCCACGTGTTTGGCGCCATGGGCGAGAACAAGCCCGAGCATCGCTTCTTCCTGGTCACCGAATGGCAGGACAAGCATCAGGAAATCACCAGGCTGCTTGCCGACCAGGTGGCATCGGGCAAGCTCAAGTATCGCGAGACCGTGGCCGAAGGGTTGGATAACGCAGTAGAGGCATTCAAGGGCATGCTCAAGGGCAAGAACTTCGGCAAGCAGTTGGTGCACATCGCCGACTGA
- the coxB gene encoding cytochrome c oxidase subunit II, producing MLRHARAWPAGLSLLWLSSSACADWTVNMRRGMTEVSHSVFDLHMTIFWICVAIGVLVFAVMFWSIVMHRKSRGAVPAKFHENLSVEIAWTVIPLIILVGMAIPATRTLIEIYDAEEADLDVMITGYQWRWQYRYLGEDVSFFSNMSTPREAIANTTDKGENYLLEVDEPLVIPAGQKVRFLITASDVIHSWWVPDLAVKKDAIPGFINEAWTRVEEPGIYRGQCTELCGRDHAFMPVVVEVKSEEDYATWLAEKKEVAAREAELRDKEWTLEELMERGEGIYSSACASCHQPGGEGIPPMFPALKGSQIATADIPAHIDIVVNGKPGTAMAAYGKQLSEVDLAAVITYERNAWGNDTGEMVTPLQILEFKEGQ from the coding sequence ATGTTGCGACACGCAAGAGCCTGGCCGGCAGGACTGTCTTTGCTTTGGCTAAGCAGCTCCGCCTGTGCCGATTGGACCGTGAACATGCGCAGGGGGATGACCGAGGTCAGCCACTCCGTATTCGATCTACACATGACCATCTTCTGGATATGCGTCGCCATCGGGGTACTGGTGTTCGCCGTCATGTTCTGGTCGATCGTCATGCACCGCAAGTCTCGCGGCGCTGTGCCCGCGAAATTCCATGAAAATCTTTCCGTCGAGATTGCCTGGACAGTCATCCCGCTGATCATCCTGGTCGGCATGGCTATCCCCGCGACCCGAACGTTGATCGAGATCTACGACGCCGAGGAAGCCGATCTGGACGTCATGATCACCGGCTACCAATGGCGCTGGCAGTATCGCTATCTTGGCGAAGACGTCAGTTTCTTCAGCAACATGTCCACACCCCGCGAGGCAATCGCCAACACCACCGACAAGGGCGAGAACTATCTTCTCGAAGTCGACGAGCCGCTGGTGATACCGGCTGGCCAGAAGGTGCGCTTCCTGATCACCGCCTCGGACGTGATCCACTCATGGTGGGTGCCGGATCTGGCAGTGAAGAAGGACGCCATTCCGGGGTTTATCAACGAAGCCTGGACCCGCGTCGAAGAGCCCGGCATCTACCGGGGCCAGTGCACCGAGCTCTGTGGTCGTGACCACGCCTTCATGCCGGTGGTGGTCGAGGTCAAGAGTGAAGAGGATTACGCGACCTGGCTGGCCGAGAAGAAGGAAGTGGCAGCCCGGGAAGCCGAATTGCGCGACAAGGAGTGGACCCTCGAGGAACTCATGGAGCGCGGCGAAGGTATCTACTCCAGCGCCTGCGCATCCTGCCACCAGCCCGGCGGCGAAGGTATTCCGCCGATGTTCCCGGCGCTCAAGGGCAGTCAGATCGCCACCGCCGACATTCCCGCGCATATCGACATCGTCGTCAACGGCAAACCGGGCACGGCGATGGCCGCCTATGGCAAGCAGCTCTCCGAAGTCGACCTGGCTGCGGTCATCACCTACGAACGTAACGCCTGGGGCAACGATACCGGCGAGATGGTGACACCGCTGCAAATCCTCGAATTCAAAGAAGGCCAATAG
- a CDS encoding cytochrome c oxidase assembly protein — MSEGLSNKRLVGRLLLLVVGMFGFGFLLVPIYDVMCQAFGINGKTDKAAYVGEAKSVDTERTLRVQFVATNAEGMQWSFGPMADELSLHPGETREIRFVAHNPTDRPMVAQAIPSVAPSKAAAYFHKTECFCFTQQVLQPGERIEMPVRFIIDPEMPGEIRRLTLSYTLFDVTERMAGSLDLASAPIN, encoded by the coding sequence ATGAGCGAAGGCCTGAGCAACAAGCGTCTGGTAGGCAGGCTGTTACTGCTGGTGGTCGGGATGTTCGGTTTCGGATTCCTGCTGGTGCCGATCTACGACGTCATGTGTCAGGCCTTCGGGATCAACGGCAAGACCGACAAGGCGGCCTACGTGGGCGAAGCCAAGTCGGTCGATACCGAACGCACCTTGCGGGTCCAGTTCGTCGCGACCAACGCCGAGGGCATGCAGTGGAGCTTCGGCCCGATGGCCGACGAACTGTCGCTGCACCCGGGTGAAACCCGTGAAATCCGCTTTGTTGCGCACAATCCAACCGACCGGCCGATGGTCGCTCAGGCCATCCCCAGCGTTGCCCCGTCCAAGGCCGCGGCGTACTTCCACAAGACCGAATGCTTCTGTTTTACCCAGCAGGTTTTGCAACCGGGAGAGCGCATCGAGATGCCGGTACGCTTCATCATCGATCCTGAGATGCCCGGGGAGATCCGGCGGTTGACGCTGTCCTACACGTTATTCGATGTGACCGAGCGCATGGCAGGCAGCCTTGACCTGGCCTCCGCGCCCATCAATTGA